From a region of the Fischerella sp. JS2 genome:
- a CDS encoding Tab2/Atab2 family RNA-binding protein, with protein MGSIWELDFYSRPILDENQKKVWEVLVCESPLDTRTKVDSLFRYAQYCPSTQVNSVWLRTALQEAIDKAGEAPIKIRFFRRQMNNMITKACSDIGIPAQPSRRTLVLNQWLQQRMEQVYPQEPGYQGGVNPSVRLEAPLPQRLPDALEWQQWGFVTLPGSEFADMSEWEIDFGEGFPLELAQVSPETSIPGILIFSPRALPLAGWMSGLDLAWLRFDDSPQGGRLLLETGATESWVLANLKNPQILAEARKFEQAKQKANGVHFIGVQSDPQSESFAGFWLLCEINLS; from the coding sequence ATGGGCAGTATTTGGGAACTTGATTTTTACTCCCGTCCAATTTTGGACGAAAATCAGAAAAAAGTTTGGGAAGTTCTAGTGTGCGAAAGCCCTTTGGATACGCGCACAAAAGTTGATTCTTTGTTTCGCTATGCTCAGTATTGTCCCAGTACCCAGGTAAACTCCGTATGGCTGCGGACGGCTTTACAAGAGGCAATAGACAAAGCAGGAGAAGCGCCAATTAAAATTCGCTTTTTCCGTCGCCAAATGAATAATATGATTACCAAAGCCTGTAGTGATATTGGAATTCCCGCACAGCCAAGCCGTCGGACTTTGGTACTGAATCAATGGTTGCAGCAGCGAATGGAACAAGTGTATCCCCAAGAACCAGGGTATCAGGGTGGGGTAAATCCCTCGGTACGTTTGGAAGCACCTTTACCTCAACGCTTACCAGATGCATTGGAATGGCAACAGTGGGGATTTGTGACTTTGCCAGGTTCGGAATTTGCGGATATGTCTGAGTGGGAAATTGATTTTGGTGAAGGATTTCCCTTGGAATTAGCACAAGTTTCTCCTGAAACTAGCATTCCTGGAATTTTAATTTTCTCACCCAGAGCGCTACCTCTAGCGGGCTGGATGTCTGGGTTGGATTTAGCTTGGTTAAGATTTGACGACAGTCCACAGGGAGGAAGATTGCTTTTAGAAACAGGTGCTACAGAAAGTTGGGTTTTAGCGAATCTCAAAAATCCTCAAATTTTAGCAGAAGCCAGAAAATTTGAACAAGCCAAGCAAAAAGCCAACGGAGTACATTTTATCGGGGTGCAGTCTGATCCCCAATCAGAATCTTTTGCAGGGTTTTGGCTGTTGTGTGAGATCAATCTGTCCTAA
- a CDS encoding DUF4383 domain-containing protein has product MENINAAKMTERYCALTIGILYLILGLAGFIPAFVSLPGTTASYIPADVAPGAYSAGFGYVFGLFPTNFLHNLVHCAVGLLGIASYTSATSARLFNATFAVAYIIIAIMGLLPFGKTMFGLMPLFGNNVWLNALAAIAAGYYGLLIPRKAAGASASHNVNV; this is encoded by the coding sequence ATGGAAAACATTAACGCGGCAAAAATGACAGAGCGTTACTGTGCTTTAACTATCGGAATTCTCTATCTCATTCTAGGTCTGGCTGGATTTATACCAGCTTTTGTTTCACTACCAGGAACAACAGCATCTTATATTCCTGCTGATGTTGCTCCTGGAGCCTATTCTGCGGGATTTGGCTACGTATTTGGACTTTTTCCCACTAACTTCTTGCATAACCTTGTACACTGTGCAGTGGGTTTGTTAGGAATTGCTTCCTATACCAGTGCCACTAGTGCGCGACTTTTCAACGCGACTTTTGCAGTTGCCTATATCATCATCGCCATCATGGGATTACTGCCTTTTGGTAAAACGATGTTTGGCTTAATGCCTCTGTTCGGTAACAATGTTTGGCTCAATGCCTTAGCTGCGATCGCTGCTGGTTACTATGGGTTGCTTATCCCTAGAAAAGCAGCAGGTGCTAGTGCATCGCATAATGTTAATGTTTAA
- a CDS encoding CemA family protein, whose protein sequence is MKSKDNQNKKSNSSNIDEMRVRPASQKTGVLPRSIGRTFNKIKTDFSPQAEEQYRRNFRISQQRTRTAIRFLIILIVVPLLTQYLSKQLLISPIVERVRGENISQIFLNEEMEEKALQELKFYEEELRFESLLRQSPALSSEAMEAKVKDKAKEIAENSRQQTRNAISNVFADLVSLIAFALIVATSKREIVIVKSFMDEIVYGLSDSAKAFLIILFTDIFVGFHSPHGWEVILEGVAEHLGLPASRNAIFLFIATFPVILDTIFKYWIFRYLSRLSPSALATLKEMNE, encoded by the coding sequence ATGAAAAGTAAAGACAACCAAAATAAAAAATCTAATTCTTCAAATATAGATGAAATGAGAGTGAGGCCAGCCTCTCAAAAAACAGGAGTTTTACCAAGGTCAATTGGTAGAACATTTAATAAAATTAAAACTGATTTTTCTCCACAGGCAGAAGAGCAGTATCGTAGAAACTTTCGTATTTCTCAACAAAGAACAAGAACAGCAATACGATTTTTAATCATACTTATTGTTGTACCACTTTTAACTCAATATTTATCTAAACAATTATTGATCAGCCCTATTGTTGAACGTGTAAGAGGTGAAAATATATCTCAAATTTTCCTCAATGAGGAGATGGAAGAAAAAGCCCTACAAGAACTAAAATTTTATGAAGAAGAACTGAGATTTGAAAGTTTATTGCGTCAATCTCCTGCACTTTCTTCAGAAGCTATGGAAGCAAAGGTGAAAGACAAAGCCAAAGAAATTGCTGAAAATTCTCGGCAGCAAACTAGGAATGCTATTAGTAATGTGTTTGCTGATTTGGTATCACTAATCGCTTTTGCTTTGATAGTAGCTACAAGCAAAAGAGAAATTGTCATTGTTAAATCATTTATGGATGAGATTGTTTATGGTCTGAGCGATAGTGCTAAGGCTTTTTTAATTATTTTATTTACAGATATATTTGTAGGATTTCACTCCCCACATGGTTGGGAGGTGATTCTAGAAGGAGTGGCAGAACATTTAGGATTACCAGCTAGCAGAAATGCGATATTCTTATTTATTGCTACCTTCCCGGTGATTTTGGACACAATATTTAAATACTGGATATTTCGTTATCTCAGTCGTTTATCACCTTCAGCACTAGCTACATTAAAAGAAATGAATGAGTGA
- a CDS encoding lipocalin-like domain-containing protein — protein sequence MSSLSSVEHNPLLGTWKLISATAINPDGTIDSEVYGSHPTGYITYTPERRMMVIFSQRDRLALTGDIRSPFSKEIKSLPPQECLQAFSTFNAYAGMYTIEGNTVTHHVEIASIPNRVGTDLVRTFTLNGNQVTLQTPPTKTAGVEKVFELVWEKVES from the coding sequence ATGTCTAGTCTGTCGTCTGTTGAACATAATCCGTTGCTAGGAACTTGGAAACTGATCTCAGCAACAGCCATTAACCCGGACGGAACGATTGATTCTGAGGTATATGGTTCTCATCCAACTGGCTACATCACTTATACTCCTGAGAGGCGGATGATGGTAATTTTTTCTCAACGCGATCGCTTAGCGCTTACTGGAGACATTCGTTCACCCTTTAGCAAAGAAATCAAATCTTTACCACCACAAGAGTGCCTACAGGCATTTTCCACATTCAATGCTTACGCTGGAATGTATACAATAGAGGGCAACACGGTGACGCATCATGTCGAGATAGCTTCTATTCCCAATCGGGTTGGTACAGACTTAGTTCGTACTTTTACATTGAATGGGAATCAAGTTACGCTGCAAACACCACCAACTAAAACTGCTGGGGTCGAAAAAGTCTTTGAACTGGTGTGGGAAAAAGTGGAGTCTTAA
- a CDS encoding TldD/PmbA family protein, producing MVSKKLPKDTLPEQLLELALKSGAETAEVYQSRSLSRPVFFEANRLKQLETSQAEGTALRLWYNGRPGLAVAYGIVEPQALVERALSLSQLNQPETLELNSNFQPFYPDLGQDVPVEKLVEWGKETIALIRDVYPEVLCNGDWECDVETTRLVNTKGLDCYYTDTTLSCYISAEWVRGDDILSVSDGETERGNLQPQKLAQQILQRLAWAKENVPPPHGRVPVLFTSKAADMLWGTVQAALNAKRVLEGASPWAERIGKLVVSPSLTLYQDPLAGPYSCPFDDEGTPTQPIVFIQNGELQNFYCDRTTASQLGTFSTGNGFRPGLGSYPTPGLFNFLIQPGSGSLPELIELLDDGLVVDQMLGGSGISGDFSINVDLGYRVQNGQVIGRVKDTMVAGNVYTALKQLAKLGGDTDWNGSCYTPSLIVEGLSTTGRSN from the coding sequence ATGGTGTCTAAAAAGTTACCAAAAGATACACTTCCAGAACAGCTGCTGGAATTAGCCTTAAAATCCGGAGCAGAAACTGCTGAAGTGTATCAGTCGCGATCGCTGTCTCGCCCAGTATTTTTTGAGGCCAACCGTCTCAAGCAGCTAGAAACTAGCCAAGCTGAAGGTACAGCGTTAAGGCTGTGGTACAACGGGCGTCCAGGACTGGCAGTAGCCTATGGGATTGTGGAACCACAAGCTTTAGTAGAACGTGCTTTGTCTCTGAGTCAGCTAAATCAACCCGAAACCTTGGAATTAAACAGTAACTTCCAGCCCTTTTACCCAGACTTAGGTCAAGATGTACCAGTAGAAAAGTTAGTTGAGTGGGGCAAAGAAACGATCGCCCTCATTCGTGACGTTTACCCAGAAGTTCTTTGCAATGGCGACTGGGAATGTGATGTGGAAACTACTAGACTTGTGAATACTAAAGGTCTAGATTGCTACTACACTGACACTACTCTCAGTTGCTATATCTCCGCTGAATGGGTACGGGGAGATGACATTTTAAGTGTTTCTGATGGTGAAACCGAACGCGGCAACCTGCAACCGCAAAAACTGGCTCAGCAAATTTTACAGCGTTTAGCTTGGGCAAAAGAAAATGTTCCACCACCTCATGGTCGTGTCCCAGTTTTGTTTACTTCTAAAGCTGCTGATATGCTTTGGGGTACTGTGCAAGCTGCCTTAAATGCTAAACGTGTTTTGGAAGGGGCTTCCCCTTGGGCAGAACGCATTGGTAAGTTAGTAGTTTCTCCCTCCCTTACTCTTTACCAAGATCCCCTAGCGGGACCCTACAGCTGCCCTTTTGACGATGAAGGCACTCCGACTCAGCCTATAGTATTTATCCAAAACGGAGAATTACAAAATTTTTACTGCGATCGCACCACTGCTAGTCAGCTTGGTACTTTTTCCACAGGTAATGGTTTTCGTCCTGGTTTGGGTAGTTACCCCACCCCTGGTTTATTTAATTTTCTTATTCAACCCGGTTCGGGATCACTCCCAGAATTGATTGAATTACTTGATGATGGCTTAGTTGTGGATCAAATGTTGGGTGGTAGTGGGATTTCTGGTGATTTTTCGATCAACGTAGACTTAGGCTACCGTGTGCAAAATGGTCAGGTAATAGGACGGGTAAAGGATACGATGGTGGCAGGTAATGTTTATACTGCACTCAAACAATTAGCGAAATTAGGTGGCGATACTGATTGGAATGGTTCTTGTTATACTCCTTCTTTAATTGTGGAAGGATTATCTACAACTGGTAGAAGTAATTGA
- a CDS encoding alpha/beta hydrolase has translation MPKALVNEIELFYDIYGTGEPLLLIAGFDSDSSSWSVLMPFLVKHYQVIRFDNRGVGQSSAPKSLYSIQQMSVDTIALLDYLEISQVHVAGHSMGGQIAQELTLAQPEKVKSLILLSSWAKGDSKFHAIIELFGDLPSKLDAVLYQTSLLPWLFSDRFYATPGVIEQIINQIRKYPFLPKPHALYHQSRAILNSDTSKRLASIYAPTLVMVGQQDIITPIKFSEHLAQGIPNAELVMLEQVGHACFIESPEIVAQKMLKFLTKH, from the coding sequence TTGCCCAAAGCTCTAGTTAATGAGATTGAATTGTTTTATGACATTTATGGAACAGGTGAACCATTACTATTAATTGCCGGATTTGACTCTGACAGTTCAAGTTGGTCAGTGCTAATGCCATTTTTGGTCAAACATTATCAAGTGATTAGGTTTGATAATCGTGGAGTGGGGCAAAGTTCTGCACCCAAGAGTCTCTACAGCATTCAGCAAATGTCTGTTGATACTATTGCTTTGCTTGACTACCTGGAAATTTCTCAAGTACATGTAGCTGGTCATTCGATGGGTGGCCAAATTGCCCAAGAACTGACACTAGCACAGCCAGAAAAAGTTAAAAGTCTTATCCTGCTATCATCTTGGGCAAAAGGAGACAGTAAGTTTCATGCAATCATAGAATTGTTTGGTGATTTGCCCTCTAAATTAGATGCGGTGCTTTATCAAACTAGCTTATTGCCCTGGTTATTTAGTGACAGATTTTATGCAACTCCAGGGGTAATCGAACAAATTATTAACCAAATCCGGAAGTACCCATTTTTACCAAAACCCCACGCGCTTTATCATCAAAGCCGAGCTATTCTCAACAGCGACACTTCCAAACGTCTTGCCAGTATTTATGCTCCTACCTTAGTGATGGTAGGTCAACAAGATATTATCACACCGATAAAATTTTCTGAACACCTGGCTCAGGGTATCCCGAATGCTGAACTTGTTATGCTTGAACAAGTAGGACATGCTTGTTTTATAGAGTCTCCAGAGATCGTGGCTCAGAAAATGCTCAAATTTTTAACAAAGCACTAG
- a CDS encoding carbonic anhydrase, whose protein sequence is MPIKRIIAGLNEFHDNYFITHRELFEQLSHGQSPEVLFITCSDSRIDPCLITQSQPGELFVIRNVGNIIPAYGTPKSGEAAGIEYAIEALAIKDIVVCGHSHCGAMKGLLQIGNLAQQMPLVYDWLKQYAEPTRRLVLDNYPDYPNEKLLKIAIEQNVLTQIENLETYPAIRSKLHSGQLTLHAWIYEIESGEVFAYDAHTGKFKLLDNRPFPVPNPLIGVYSES, encoded by the coding sequence GTGCCAATCAAACGCATCATTGCAGGTTTAAATGAGTTTCATGACAACTATTTCATTACACACCGTGAATTGTTTGAACAGTTGTCTCATGGTCAAAGCCCCGAAGTTCTATTCATCACTTGTTCTGACTCGCGGATTGATCCTTGTTTAATTACTCAAAGTCAGCCAGGAGAACTGTTTGTCATTCGTAATGTTGGTAATATTATTCCTGCCTATGGAACACCCAAAAGTGGGGAAGCAGCAGGCATAGAATATGCTATTGAAGCTTTGGCAATTAAAGATATTGTTGTTTGTGGTCATTCCCATTGTGGAGCCATGAAAGGACTTTTGCAAATAGGCAATTTAGCTCAACAAATGCCTTTAGTTTATGACTGGTTAAAGCAATATGCTGAGCCGACTCGCCGTCTAGTTTTAGACAATTATCCAGATTACCCAAATGAGAAGCTATTGAAAATTGCTATTGAGCAAAACGTTTTAACTCAAATAGAAAATTTAGAAACATATCCAGCAATTCGCTCAAAGTTGCATAGTGGTCAACTGACTCTTCACGCTTGGATTTATGAAATAGAAAGTGGAGAGGTGTTTGCGTACGATGCTCATACTGGTAAATTTAAACTTTTAGACAATCGACCCTTTCCTGTACCAAATCCTCTAATTGGTGTATATTCAGAATCGTAA
- a CDS encoding zinc-dependent alcohol dehydrogenase family protein: protein MRAMLLEAPRQPLRLVNLPVPKPHPEQVLIRIHACAVCRTDLHIVDGELTHPKLPLIPGHQIVGVVEAVGEQVEKFHVGDRVGVPWLGYTCDRCRYCVSGRENLCDYAEFTGYNLDGGYAEYTVADHRFCFAIPEGYPDLQAAPLLCGGLIGYRAYRMTGDSEKLGFYGFGSAAHMLIQLARYQGRQVFAFTRSGDTQGQEFARQLGAVWAGGSDELPPEPLDAAIIFAPIGKLVPAALRAVTKGGVVVCAGIHMSDIPAFPYEILWEERVLRSVANLTRQDGEKFLALAPKVPIHTEVNLFNLSEANEALDALRSGKIEGSAVLVID, encoded by the coding sequence ATGCGTGCAATGCTGTTAGAAGCGCCGCGTCAACCTCTGCGGTTAGTTAATTTACCTGTGCCAAAACCTCATCCCGAACAGGTACTGATTCGCATTCATGCTTGCGCTGTTTGTCGTACAGATTTGCATATTGTAGATGGAGAACTAACACACCCAAAACTACCTTTAATACCTGGACATCAAATTGTGGGTGTTGTAGAAGCAGTGGGAGAACAAGTAGAAAAATTTCATGTCGGCGATCGCGTTGGTGTTCCTTGGTTAGGTTACACTTGCGATCGCTGTCGTTACTGTGTCTCTGGACGAGAAAATCTTTGTGATTATGCCGAGTTCACAGGTTACAACTTAGATGGCGGCTATGCTGAGTATACTGTTGCCGACCACCGCTTTTGCTTTGCCATTCCCGAAGGATATCCCGACTTGCAAGCCGCACCATTATTATGTGGTGGGTTAATTGGCTACCGTGCCTATAGAATGACTGGCGATAGCGAAAAACTCGGTTTTTATGGTTTCGGTTCTGCTGCCCATATGTTAATTCAACTGGCGCGTTATCAAGGGCGTCAAGTCTTTGCTTTTACTCGTTCTGGCGATACTCAGGGACAAGAATTTGCCCGTCAGTTGGGTGCTGTTTGGGCGGGTGGTTCTGACGAGTTACCCCCAGAACCATTAGATGCAGCAATTATTTTTGCTCCTATAGGTAAGTTAGTACCAGCTGCTTTGCGTGCAGTTACTAAAGGCGGTGTGGTAGTTTGTGCTGGTATTCACATGAGTGATATTCCTGCTTTTCCCTACGAAATTCTTTGGGAAGAAAGAGTTTTACGTTCAGTTGCTAACTTGACTCGTCAAGACGGAGAAAAATTTCTCGCCTTAGCACCCAAAGTTCCCATTCACACAGAGGTCAATTTATTTAATTTAAGTGAAGCGAATGAGGCTCTAGATGCTCTTCGTAGTGGTAAAATCGAAGGCTCGGCTGTGTTGGTAATTGATTAG
- a CDS encoding DNA topoisomerase IB, whose translation MQLKLHKKVVKEVEAALVIDPVESAKLVGLRYVSDTTPGIQRQRVGKEFCYFDAKGKKISDQAELSRIKALVIPPAWSDVWICPHPQGHLQATGRDDKGRKQYRYHTQWRQVRSQTKFTRMIAFGQALPKIRQRIQQDLALRSLPREKVLATVVKLLEITKIRVGNQEYAQTNKSFGLTTMRDRHVDISGSKLRFKFRGKSGVDHEIDLSDRRLAKIVKSCQEIPGQELFQYLDSEGNHQPIDSGDVNDYLREITGMDFTAKDFRTWFGTVLAAQELYDLGTFESQTAAKKNVTQAIKNVAQELGNRPATCRKYYVHPGVIEAYMDGSLLPTMEQKLQQKQAISSTELNPQEQAVIEILSQAVLV comes from the coding sequence ATGCAGCTGAAGCTTCACAAGAAAGTAGTTAAAGAAGTTGAAGCCGCGCTCGTTATTGATCCGGTTGAATCAGCTAAACTGGTAGGACTGCGTTACGTTAGCGACACTACCCCAGGTATTCAACGACAGCGTGTAGGTAAAGAATTTTGCTATTTTGATGCTAAAGGTAAAAAAATCTCTGATCAGGCAGAACTAAGTAGAATTAAAGCTCTTGTGATTCCACCTGCTTGGAGTGATGTTTGGATTTGTCCGCATCCCCAAGGACATTTACAAGCGACGGGAAGAGATGACAAAGGACGCAAGCAGTACCGTTATCATACCCAATGGCGGCAAGTCCGCAGTCAAACGAAGTTTACACGTATGATTGCCTTTGGCCAAGCACTACCTAAGATTCGCCAGCGTATACAACAAGATTTAGCACTGCGAAGTTTGCCAAGAGAAAAAGTATTGGCAACAGTAGTCAAGCTTTTAGAAATTACTAAAATTCGGGTAGGTAATCAAGAGTATGCCCAAACAAATAAATCTTTTGGTTTAACAACCATGAGAGACCGCCATGTTGATATCTCTGGTTCTAAATTAAGATTTAAATTCCGGGGTAAAAGTGGCGTAGATCATGAAATTGATCTGAGCGATCGCCGTTTAGCAAAAATTGTCAAAAGCTGTCAGGAAATCCCTGGACAAGAATTATTTCAGTATCTTGACAGTGAGGGGAATCACCAACCGATTGACTCTGGTGATGTCAATGATTACTTGCGTGAAATAACTGGTATGGACTTTACTGCTAAGGATTTTCGTACCTGGTTTGGCACTGTTCTGGCAGCGCAGGAGTTATATGATTTAGGAACATTTGAATCACAAACAGCAGCCAAAAAAAACGTTACCCAGGCAATTAAAAATGTAGCTCAAGAATTAGGTAATCGTCCTGCAACTTGTCGGAAATATTATGTACATCCAGGCGTAATTGAAGCATATATGGATGGCTCGCTTTTGCCAACTATGGAGCAAAAATTGCAGCAAAAGCAAGCCATCTCATCAACAGAATTAAATCCACAAGAGCAAGCAGTAATTGAAATTCTCTCGCAGGCAGTCTTGGTATAG
- the glmS gene encoding glutamine--fructose-6-phosphate transaminase (isomerizing) translates to MCGIVGYVGTQAATEILLSGLEKLEYRGYDSAGVATIWEEEVHCVRAKGKLSNLRSKLEHLQTPAQIGIGHTRWATHGKPEEYNAHPHMDTAMRVAVVQNGIVENYRELREQLKNQGHQFGSDTDTEVIPHLLAQFLKEEMALGQIDSDSLFLEAVRKAVNELQGAFAIAIISADYPDELIVVRQQAPLVIGFGQGEFFCASDTPAIISYTRAVLPLENGELARLTPLGVEIYNFAGQRLKKHPRLLSLNPMMVEKQGFKHFMLKEIYEQPGVVRATLEAYFNTDWHPENSRNSPINIGLPSEFYADIEQIQIVACGTSWHAALVGKYLLEQLAQIPTQVQYASEFRYAPSPLTPNTLTIGVTQSGETADTLAALAMEQERRQGREPKYQARLLGITNRPESSLGHIVPHIINTLAGIEIGVAATKTFIAQLMAFYALALDLAYSRQTLPHDSLEDILKGLRQIPKEIEATLESQEKLTEQLAHEFAETTDFIFLGRGINFPIALEGALKLKEISYIHAEGYPAGEMKHGPIALLDAKVPVVAIAMPGSVYEKVISNAQEAKARDSRLIGVTPVKDGEAGEIFNDLIPVSFVDELLSPILTVIPLQLLAYHIAARRGLDVDQPRNLAKSVTVE, encoded by the coding sequence ATGTGCGGTATCGTCGGTTATGTAGGAACTCAAGCGGCGACAGAAATTCTCTTATCTGGGCTGGAAAAACTGGAGTATCGAGGTTACGATTCTGCTGGAGTTGCTACGATTTGGGAAGAAGAAGTTCATTGTGTCCGAGCTAAAGGCAAACTATCTAACCTACGTTCCAAGTTAGAACATTTACAAACTCCTGCCCAAATTGGCATTGGTCATACTCGCTGGGCTACCCACGGCAAACCAGAAGAGTATAATGCTCATCCCCATATGGATACAGCAATGCGCGTAGCTGTGGTACAAAATGGCATTGTGGAAAACTACCGCGAACTACGCGAACAGCTTAAAAACCAAGGACATCAGTTTGGCTCAGATACAGATACAGAAGTTATACCCCACCTTCTCGCTCAATTTCTCAAGGAAGAAATGGCCTTGGGACAGATTGATTCTGATTCTCTGTTTTTGGAGGCTGTGCGAAAAGCTGTTAACGAATTACAAGGTGCGTTTGCGATCGCGATTATCAGTGCTGACTACCCTGATGAATTAATTGTCGTTCGTCAACAGGCTCCTCTAGTCATTGGTTTTGGGCAAGGAGAGTTTTTCTGCGCCTCCGATACTCCAGCGATTATTTCCTATACTAGGGCAGTACTACCCCTAGAAAATGGCGAATTGGCCCGTCTTACTCCTTTGGGCGTAGAAATTTACAACTTTGCTGGTCAGAGGTTAAAAAAACACCCCCGCTTACTCAGTTTGAATCCAATGATGGTCGAAAAACAAGGATTCAAGCACTTCATGCTCAAGGAAATCTATGAGCAACCAGGAGTAGTGCGGGCAACTTTAGAAGCGTACTTTAACACTGATTGGCATCCAGAAAACAGTAGAAATTCTCCAATTAATATTGGTTTACCAAGTGAATTTTACGCAGATATAGAACAAATTCAAATTGTAGCTTGTGGTACTAGTTGGCACGCTGCCTTAGTCGGTAAATACTTACTCGAACAACTAGCACAAATTCCTACTCAGGTACAGTATGCCTCTGAATTTCGCTACGCTCCCTCACCCCTGACACCCAATACCCTAACTATTGGCGTTACTCAATCAGGTGAAACTGCTGATACACTAGCAGCCTTGGCAATGGAACAGGAACGTCGCCAGGGTCGAGAACCAAAGTATCAAGCGCGACTGTTAGGCATCACTAATCGTCCCGAAAGTAGTTTGGGGCATATAGTTCCCCATATTATTAATACCCTTGCTGGTATTGAAATTGGAGTAGCAGCGACCAAAACTTTTATTGCTCAATTGATGGCGTTTTACGCTTTAGCTTTGGATTTGGCTTATAGTCGCCAAACCCTCCCCCATGACAGCTTAGAAGATATCCTCAAAGGATTACGACAGATTCCCAAAGAAATAGAAGCAACTTTGGAAAGTCAGGAAAAATTAACTGAACAATTAGCACATGAATTTGCTGAAACCACAGATTTTATCTTTTTGGGTAGGGGGATAAACTTCCCGATTGCTTTGGAAGGGGCATTGAAATTAAAAGAAATCAGCTACATTCATGCGGAAGGATACCCAGCCGGAGAAATGAAGCATGGCCCCATTGCTTTACTAGATGCAAAAGTGCCAGTAGTAGCGATCGCTATGCCTGGTAGTGTCTATGAAAAAGTGATCTCCAACGCCCAAGAAGCCAAAGCCCGTGATTCTCGCTTAATTGGCGTTACCCCCGTTAAAGATGGAGAAGCAGGAGAAATTTTTAATGATTTAATTCCTGTCTCCTTTGTAGATGAATTACTTTCTCCCATCCTGACGGTGATTCCCTTACAATTACTGGCTTATCATATCGCCGCCCGGCGTGGTTTAGATGTCGACCAACCCCGTAATCTTGCGAAGAGCGTAACTGTAGAATAG
- a CDS encoding tetratricopeptide repeat protein, with protein MIVKDEEKALPKCLGSVRNVVDEIIVLDTGSTDSTVHLAKKFGAKVHEFQWCNDFSAARNEALKYVTGDWVLVLDADESLAQKVVPQLQEAIHREEYLLINLVRQEVGAVQSPYSLVSRLFRNHPDIYFSRPYHALVDDSVTKILSKEPQWQVGYLQGVAILHSGYQKDTINQNNKYAKAQAAMEEFLATHPDDPYVCSKLGALYVETGKISEGVELLARGVTTAEDNYDILYELYYHLGIAYSRVQNLKQAVAHYQAAIKLPIYPMLKLGAYNNLGNLFKIAGDLNHAKIAYENALKIDPNFATGHYNLGMTFKAMGLYTDAIACYQKAIGINPNYADAYQNLGVVLLKLGNLQASLAAFGRAIALHEKNNPQEALRLRQGLQEMGLISSQTFN; from the coding sequence ATGATTGTTAAAGATGAAGAAAAAGCACTACCCAAATGTCTGGGCAGCGTCAGAAATGTGGTAGATGAAATAATAGTACTAGATACAGGTTCAACAGATAGCACCGTGCATCTAGCCAAAAAATTCGGTGCAAAGGTACATGAATTTCAATGGTGCAATGACTTTAGTGCAGCCCGAAATGAAGCTTTAAAATACGTCACAGGTGATTGGGTTCTAGTTTTAGATGCAGATGAAAGTCTGGCACAAAAAGTTGTACCCCAACTGCAAGAGGCGATTCATAGAGAAGAATATTTATTGATTAATCTAGTTCGTCAAGAAGTAGGGGCAGTACAATCTCCGTATTCCCTAGTTTCTCGTTTATTTCGTAATCATCCAGATATTTATTTTTCTCGCCCTTACCATGCTTTAGTTGATGATAGCGTCACCAAGATTTTATCCAAAGAACCACAATGGCAAGTAGGTTATTTGCAAGGTGTGGCAATTCTCCATTCTGGTTATCAAAAAGATACTATTAACCAAAACAATAAATATGCCAAAGCCCAAGCAGCAATGGAAGAGTTTTTAGCCACTCATCCTGATGATCCTTATGTTTGTAGTAAATTGGGGGCATTATATGTGGAAACTGGGAAAATTTCAGAAGGTGTAGAGTTATTGGCCAGAGGAGTAACTACCGCAGAAGACAACTATGATATTTTATATGAACTCTACTATCATTTAGGCATTGCTTACAGTCGAGTACAAAATTTAAAACAGGCTGTTGCCCATTATCAAGCAGCAATTAAATTACCTATTTATCCCATGCTTAAGCTAGGCGCATACAACAATTTAGGTAATTTATTTAAAATAGCTGGAGATTTAAATCATGCCAAAATTGCTTACGAAAATGCTTTGAAGATTGACCCTAATTTTGCCACAGGACATTACAATTTAGGGATGACTTTTAAAGCAATGGGTTTATATACTGATGCGATCGCTTGCTATCAAAAAGCTATAGGGATCAATCCTAACTACGCTGATGCATATCAAAATTTAGGAGTTGTGCTACTAAAATTAGGTAACTTGCAGGCTAGTTTAGCAGCCTTTGGAAGAGCGATCGCTTTACATGAAAAGAATAATCCCCAAGAAGCACTGCGGCTGCGGCAAGGATTGCAAGAAATGGGGTTGATTTCGAGTCAAACTTTCAACTAA